Proteins co-encoded in one Candidatus Zixiibacteriota bacterium genomic window:
- a CDS encoding NAD(P)H-dependent oxidoreductase subunit E, protein MTEVTEALGLCATCNFASSCVYRQGREGPIEYCEMFAEIIEEHGDSPGGLIAILEEIQSKYGYLTPEALKMVAEKTKRALVDVYAVATFYRAFTLKPRGKHLVSCCLGTACHVRGGPAIAEEIQKQLGIQSGETTSDKEFTLETVNCLGACALGPIVVVDGHYFSKVKTTMVKDILQKARAGLDTVEIHTDQRIFPVEVCCPRCYHTLMDSRHLVDGLPAITINMALDGEYGWLRLSSLYGSFNIEAEFNVPPNKLVNFFCPHCHAELLGASNCPECRAKMVPMIVRGGGIVQICSRRGCKGHMLDLAGTITY, encoded by the coding sequence ATGACTGAAGTCACAGAGGCTCTCGGTCTGTGCGCGACCTGTAATTTCGCCTCATCATGCGTTTACAGGCAAGGTCGCGAGGGGCCGATCGAGTACTGCGAAATGTTCGCGGAAATTATCGAAGAACATGGCGATTCCCCCGGCGGACTCATAGCCATACTGGAGGAGATTCAGTCCAAATATGGATACCTTACTCCCGAGGCTCTGAAGATGGTTGCCGAGAAAACCAAACGCGCTCTGGTTGATGTTTATGCCGTGGCCACTTTCTACCGGGCCTTTACCCTCAAACCGCGCGGAAAACACCTTGTCTCGTGCTGTCTGGGAACCGCCTGCCATGTCCGCGGCGGCCCGGCCATCGCTGAAGAAATCCAGAAGCAACTGGGCATCCAATCGGGCGAGACGACGTCGGATAAGGAATTTACGCTGGAAACTGTCAATTGTCTGGGAGCCTGCGCCCTGGGACCTATTGTTGTGGTGGATGGGCATTATTTCTCCAAGGTAAAGACGACCATGGTAAAAGATATTCTGCAGAAAGCCCGAGCCGGGCTCGATACCGTGGAAATCCATACCGACCAGAGAATCTTCCCGGTCGAGGTCTGCTGCCCTCGATGCTATCACACTCTGATGGATTCGCGCCATCTGGTTGATGGTCTCCCCGCGATAACGATCAATATGGCTCTGGATGGAGAATACGGCTGGCTTCGCCTGTCTTCTTTATATGGCAGTTTCAATATTGAGGCCGAATTCAATGTCCCCCCGAATAAACTGGTCAACTTTTTCTGTCCCCATTGTCATGCCGAACTCCTGGGCGCCTCAAATTGCCCCGAGTGTCGAGCCAAGATGGTACCGATGATTGTCCGCGGTGGCGGCATCGTCCAGATCTGCTCGCGGCGCGGATGCAAGGGCCACATGCTTGACCTGGCCGGAACTATTACTTACTGA